A section of the Ornithinimicrobium sufpigmenti genome encodes:
- the rpsH gene encoding 30S ribosomal protein S8 has translation MTMTDPIADMLTRIRNANSAHKDQVSMPYSKLKANIADILKAEGYIASWTTQDAEVGSTLTIDLKYGPNRERSIAGVRRVSKPGLRVYAKSTNLPRVLGGLGVAIISTSSGLLTDRQAAAKGVGGEVLAYVW, from the coding sequence ATGACCATGACCGACCCGATCGCGGACATGCTGACGCGGATCCGGAACGCCAACTCGGCGCACAAGGACCAGGTCTCCATGCCGTACTCCAAGCTGAAGGCGAACATCGCCGACATCCTCAAGGCGGAGGGCTACATCGCCTCCTGGACCACGCAGGACGCCGAGGTCGGCAGCACGCTGACCATCGACCTGAAGTACGGTCCGAACCGCGAGCGTTCGATCGCGGGCGTGCGCCGGGTGTCCAAGCCCGGCCTGCGCGTCTACGCGAAGTCCACCAACCTGCCCCGCGTGCTGGGCGGCCTGGGCGTGGCGATCATCTCCACGTCCTCCGGCCTGCTCACCGACCGCCAGGCAGCCGCCAAGGGCGTCGGCGGCGAAGTGCTCGCCTACGTCTGGTGA
- the rplW gene encoding 50S ribosomal protein L23, protein MSTAAFNTSKDPRDILLSPVVSEKSYALLDQGKYTFVVDPRSNKSEIKRAVESIFGVKVESVHTLNRPGKTRRTRFGTGKRKDTKRAIVTLREGTIDIFGTL, encoded by the coding sequence GTGAGCACCGCAGCCTTCAACACCAGCAAGGACCCGCGCGACATCTTGCTCTCGCCGGTCGTCTCCGAGAAGTCCTACGCGCTGCTCGACCAGGGCAAGTACACCTTCGTGGTGGACCCCCGGTCGAACAAGTCCGAGATCAAGCGGGCCGTGGAGAGCATCTTCGGGGTCAAGGTCGAGTCGGTCCACACCCTCAACCGGCCGGGCAAGACCCGTCGGACCCGCTTCGGCACGGGCAAGCGCAAGGACACCAAGCGCGCCATCGTGACGCTGCGCGAGGGCACCATCGACATCTTCGGCACGCTCTGA
- the rplX gene encoding 50S ribosomal protein L24 — MAKMKIKKNDLVQVIAGKDKGLQGRVIAVYRETDRVLVEGVNRITKHTRAGGDRGVNTGGIQVQEAPIHVSNVMVVDPETKTPTRTRTRVETVERDGRNKTVRTRVAVRSGKDL, encoded by the coding sequence ATGGCGAAGATGAAGATCAAGAAGAATGACCTCGTGCAGGTCATCGCCGGCAAGGACAAGGGTCTGCAGGGTCGCGTCATCGCGGTCTACCGCGAGACCGACCGCGTCCTGGTCGAGGGTGTCAACCGCATCACCAAGCACACCCGTGCCGGTGGCGACCGTGGTGTGAACACCGGCGGCATCCAGGTCCAGGAGGCCCCCATCCACGTGTCCAACGTGATGGTGGTCGACCCGGAGACCAAGACGCCGACCCGGACCAGGACCCGCGTCGAGACCGTCGAGCGCGATGGCCGCAACAAGACTGTGCGCACCCGCGTCGCGGTGCGCTCGGGTAAGGACCTGTGA
- the rplV gene encoding 50S ribosomal protein L22, with amino-acid sequence MEAKAVARYVRVTPMKSRRVVDLIRGKSVPEAQALMRFAPQSASEPVLKVLNSAVANARFAADQHGTAFDEADLFVQEAFVDEGPTMKRFRPRAQGRASRINKRTSHITVVLAERPRKTTAKGGAR; translated from the coding sequence ATGGAAGCCAAGGCCGTGGCGCGGTACGTCCGCGTGACGCCGATGAAGTCCCGGCGCGTCGTGGACCTCATCCGGGGCAAGTCCGTCCCGGAGGCGCAGGCGTTGATGCGGTTCGCCCCGCAGAGCGCCAGCGAGCCGGTGCTCAAGGTCCTCAACAGCGCGGTGGCCAACGCCCGTTTCGCCGCGGACCAGCACGGCACCGCCTTCGACGAGGCGGACCTGTTCGTCCAGGAGGCGTTCGTCGACGAGGGCCCCACCATGAAGCGGTTCCGGCCGCGCGCCCAGGGCCGCGCCAGCCGCATCAACAAGCGCACGAGCCACATCACCGTGGTGCTCGCTGAGCGTCCCCGCAAGACCACCGCCAAGGGAGGTGCCCGCTGA
- the rplR gene encoding 50S ribosomal protein L18, translating into MAQIVKRSKTKVAARQRRHLRLRKKVTGTPARPRLVVNRSSRHVFVQLVDDTESKTLASASTMEADLRALEGDKTAKAKRVGELLAERAKALGVDTAVFDRGGNRYAGRVAAIAEGAREGGLSL; encoded by the coding sequence ATGGCACAGATCGTCAAGCGCTCCAAGACCAAGGTTGCGGCCCGTCAGCGGCGGCACCTGCGGCTGCGCAAGAAGGTCACCGGCACCCCGGCGCGTCCGCGCCTGGTGGTCAACCGGTCCTCGCGCCACGTCTTCGTCCAGCTGGTCGACGACACCGAGAGCAAGACGCTCGCGTCCGCGTCCACCATGGAGGCAGACCTGCGCGCGCTCGAGGGCGACAAGACGGCCAAGGCCAAGCGCGTGGGCGAGCTGCTCGCCGAGCGCGCCAAGGCCCTGGGCGTGGACACCGCCGTGTTCGACCGGGGTGGCAACCGCTACGCCGGCCGCGTGGCTGCGATCGCGGAGGGCGCCCGCGAGGGCGGCCTGTCGCTGTAA
- the rpsC gene encoding 30S ribosomal protein S3, with protein MGQKINPNGYRLGITTDHRSRWFADSTKPGQRYRDYVKEDVAIRELLSTGMDRAGISKVEIERTRDRVRVDIHTARPGIVIGRRGAEADRLRSALEKLTAKQVQLNILEVKNPEVDAQLVAQGIAEQLAARVTFRRAMRKGMQSALRAGAKGIRIQCSGRLGGAEMSRSEFYREGRVPLHTLRANIDYGFYEAKTTFGRIGVKVWIYKGDLTAKELAREEAQSAGSRGDRRGGRGDRGPRAERGERRGRAPRRDEAPASGAPAAAAPATTEGEQS; from the coding sequence ATGGGGCAGAAGATCAACCCGAACGGCTACCGCCTCGGCATCACCACCGACCACCGCAGCCGCTGGTTCGCCGACTCGACCAAGCCGGGTCAGCGTTACCGCGACTACGTCAAGGAGGATGTCGCGATCCGCGAGCTCCTCTCCACCGGCATGGACCGCGCCGGCATCTCCAAGGTCGAGATCGAGCGCACCCGTGACCGGGTCCGCGTCGACATCCACACCGCCCGGCCGGGCATCGTCATCGGCCGTCGCGGCGCGGAGGCCGACCGCCTGCGCAGCGCGCTGGAGAAGCTGACCGCCAAGCAGGTCCAGCTGAACATCCTCGAGGTGAAGAACCCCGAGGTGGACGCCCAGCTGGTCGCCCAGGGCATCGCCGAGCAGCTCGCCGCCCGCGTCACCTTCCGGCGCGCGATGCGCAAGGGTATGCAGTCCGCGCTGCGCGCCGGTGCCAAGGGCATCCGGATCCAGTGCTCCGGTCGTCTCGGCGGCGCCGAGATGTCCCGGTCGGAGTTCTACCGCGAGGGCCGCGTGCCGCTGCACACCCTGCGCGCGAACATCGACTACGGCTTCTACGAGGCCAAGACCACCTTCGGCCGGATCGGCGTGAAGGTCTGGATCTACAAGGGTGACCTGACCGCCAAGGAGCTGGCCCGCGAAGAGGCCCAGTCCGCCGGCAGCCGTGGCGACCGCCGCGGCGGTCGTGGGGACCGTGGCCCGCGCGCTGAGCGTGGCGAGCGTCGCGGCCGTGCGCCGCGTCGCGACGAGGCCCCGGCCTCCGGTGCTCCGGCCGCCGCCGCTCCTGCTACCACCGAGGGAGAGCAGTCCTGA
- the rpsQ gene encoding 30S ribosomal protein S17 — MSQNTTENPEVEVDSQETAATETSTETSTHVAHEASEASLGHGGDRNYRKTRQGYVVSDKMDKTITVMVEDRVKHALYGKVLRRSEKVKVHDEANAAGVGDRVLIMETRPLSATKRWRLVDILEKAK; from the coding sequence ATGAGCCAGAACACGACCGAGAACCCCGAGGTCGAGGTGGACTCGCAGGAGACCGCAGCCACCGAGACTTCCACCGAGACCAGCACCCACGTCGCGCACGAGGCCAGCGAGGCTTCGCTGGGCCACGGCGGCGACCGTAACTACCGCAAGACCCGCCAGGGTTACGTGGTCAGCGACAAGATGGACAAGACCATCACCGTCATGGTGGAGGACCGCGTCAAGCACGCGCTGTACGGCAAGGTCCTGCGCCGCAGCGAGAAGGTCAAGGTGCACGACGAGGCCAACGCGGCCGGCGTCGGTGACCGCGTCCTGATCATGGAGACCCGCCCGCTGAGCGCCACCAAGCGCTGGCGTCTGGTGGACATCCTGGAGAAGGCCAAGTAA
- the rplN gene encoding 50S ribosomal protein L14: MIQQESRLRVADNTGAKEILCIRVLGGSGRRYAGIGDTIVATVKDAIPGGNVKKGDVVKAVIVRTKKERRRPDGSYIRFDENAAVILKTDGDPRGTRIFGPVGRELRDKRFMKIVSLAPEVI; encoded by the coding sequence GTGATCCAGCAGGAGTCGCGACTGCGCGTCGCCGACAACACCGGTGCCAAGGAGATCCTGTGCATCCGCGTGCTCGGCGGTTCCGGCCGCCGCTACGCGGGCATCGGTGACACCATCGTGGCGACCGTGAAGGACGCCATCCCCGGCGGCAACGTCAAGAAGGGCGACGTCGTCAAGGCTGTCATCGTGCGCACCAAGAAGGAGCGCCGTCGCCCCGACGGTAGCTACATCCGTTTTGACGAGAATGCCGCGGTCATCCTCAAGACCGACGGTGACCCCCGCGGCACCCGTATCTTCGGCCCGGTGGGTCGTGAGCTGCGCGACAAGCGATTCATGAAGATCGTTTCGCTCGCGCCGGAGGTGATCTGA
- the rpsS gene encoding 30S ribosomal protein S19, with the protein MPRSLKKGPFVDDHLVKKVDAQNEAGTKNVIKTWSRRSMITPDMLGHTLAVHDGRKHVPVFVTESMVGHKLGEFAPTRTFKGHEKDDKKGRRR; encoded by the coding sequence ATGCCTCGCAGCCTGAAGAAGGGCCCGTTCGTCGATGACCACCTCGTCAAGAAGGTGGACGCGCAGAACGAGGCCGGCACCAAGAACGTCATCAAGACCTGGTCCCGCCGGTCGATGATCACCCCCGACATGCTCGGCCACACCCTGGCCGTGCACGACGGCCGCAAGCACGTCCCGGTCTTCGTGACCGAGTCGATGGTCGGCCACAAGCTCGGTGAGTTCGCTCCGACCCGCACGTTCAAGGGTCACGAGAAGGACGACAAGAAGGGTCGCCGTCGCTGA
- the rplE gene encoding 50S ribosomal protein L5 — translation MTETISPETGTETSTHGTPAAPRLKARYHEEIKPALQAEFGHGNVMQVPGLVKITVNMGVGEAARDSKLIEGAIRDLATITGQKPAVTKARKSIAQFKLREGMPIGAHVTLRGDRMWEFLDRLLSLALPRIRDFRGLSPRQFDGNGNYTFGLNEQSMFHEIDQDKIDRVRGMDITVVTTAKNDDEGRALLKRLGFPFKEN, via the coding sequence ATGACCGAGACGATCAGCCCCGAGACGGGCACCGAGACGAGCACCCACGGCACGCCTGCCGCCCCGCGGCTCAAGGCGCGCTACCACGAGGAGATCAAGCCCGCCCTGCAGGCCGAGTTCGGCCACGGCAACGTGATGCAGGTCCCCGGCCTGGTCAAGATCACGGTGAACATGGGTGTCGGCGAGGCCGCTCGCGACAGCAAGCTCATCGAGGGCGCCATCCGCGACCTGGCCACCATCACCGGCCAGAAGCCGGCGGTCACCAAGGCCCGCAAGTCCATCGCGCAGTTCAAGCTGCGCGAGGGCATGCCGATCGGTGCACACGTCACCCTGCGCGGCGACCGGATGTGGGAGTTCCTGGACCGCCTGCTGTCCCTGGCGCTGCCCCGTATCCGTGACTTCCGCGGCCTCTCGCCGCGGCAGTTCGACGGCAACGGCAACTACACCTTCGGTCTCAACGAGCAGTCCATGTTCCACGAGATCGACCAGGACAAGATCGACCGGGTCCGCGGCATGGACATCACGGTCGTCACCACCGCGAAGAACGACGACGAGGGCCGGGCGCTGCTGAAGCGTCTGGGCTTCCCGTTCAAGGAGAACTGA
- the rplD gene encoding 50S ribosomal protein L4, which yields MSLPTISVHTPTGGDAGTVDLPAEIFDVQTNVPLIHQVVVAQLAAARQGTHSTKTRGEVRGGGRKPYRQKGTGRARQGSTRAPQFAGGGVVHGPQPRDYSQRTPKKMKAAALRGALSDRARHGRIHVLSALVEGDTPSTKTAWTAIAALSDRPNFLVVLDRADEVGLRSVRNLEQVHVLFADQLNTYDVLCADDVVFTEAALDAYLSGARGTRATTQAEEESK from the coding sequence ATGTCACTTCCCACCATCTCCGTACACACGCCCACCGGCGGTGACGCCGGCACCGTGGACCTGCCCGCCGAGATCTTCGACGTGCAGACCAACGTGCCGCTGATCCACCAGGTCGTCGTGGCCCAGCTGGCCGCGGCCCGCCAGGGCACCCACTCGACCAAGACCCGCGGCGAGGTCCGTGGCGGTGGGCGCAAGCCGTACCGCCAGAAGGGCACCGGCCGCGCCCGCCAGGGCTCGACCCGCGCCCCGCAGTTCGCCGGCGGTGGCGTCGTCCACGGCCCGCAGCCGCGCGACTACAGCCAGCGGACCCCCAAGAAGATGAAGGCCGCCGCCCTGCGCGGTGCCCTCTCCGACCGGGCCCGCCACGGCCGCATCCACGTCCTCAGCGCACTGGTCGAGGGGGACACCCCCTCCACCAAGACCGCCTGGACCGCGATCGCCGCCCTGTCCGACCGGCCCAACTTCCTCGTGGTCCTGGACCGCGCGGACGAGGTCGGCCTGCGCAGCGTGCGCAACCTGGAGCAGGTGCACGTGCTGTTCGCCGACCAGCTGAACACCTACGACGTGCTCTGCGCCGACGACGTGGTCTTCACCGAGGCCGCCCTGGACGCCTACCTGTCTGGTGCGCGCGGGACCCGCGCCACCACCCAGGCCGAGGAGGAGAGCAAGTGA
- the rplF gene encoding 50S ribosomal protein L6, whose translation MSRIGRLPITIPSGVDVAIDGATVTVKGPKGQLALNVAQPISVGKGEDGTVQVSRPNDERESRARHGLTRSLIANMVEGVTNGYTKKLEIHGTGYRVVAKGSDLEFALGYSHPITIKAPEGITFQVENPTRFSITGIDKQQVGEVAANIRKLRKPDPYKGKGVRYEGEHIRRKVGKAGK comes from the coding sequence ATGTCTCGTATTGGACGACTTCCGATCACCATCCCCTCCGGTGTGGACGTGGCCATCGACGGCGCGACCGTCACGGTCAAGGGGCCCAAGGGCCAGCTGGCGCTGAACGTGGCCCAGCCCATCTCCGTCGGCAAGGGCGAGGACGGCACCGTGCAGGTCAGCCGGCCCAACGACGAGCGCGAGTCCCGCGCCCGCCACGGTCTGACCCGCAGCCTCATCGCCAACATGGTCGAGGGTGTGACCAACGGTTACACCAAGAAGCTGGAGATCCACGGCACCGGTTACCGCGTGGTGGCCAAGGGCAGCGACCTGGAGTTCGCGCTCGGCTACAGCCACCCCATCACGATCAAGGCCCCGGAGGGCATCACCTTCCAGGTCGAGAACCCCACCCGGTTCTCGATCACGGGCATCGACAAGCAGCAGGTCGGCGAGGTCGCTGCGAACATCCGCAAGCTGCGTAAGCCCGACCCGTACAAGGGCAAGGGCGTGCGCTACGAGGGTGAGCACATCCGCCGCAAGGTCGGAAAGGCTGGTAAGTAA
- a CDS encoding SMI1/KNR4 family protein, producing MTRSSSHTVPQVLSALSRVGQAVRLAPGASAQTVAAAESAVGRALPSEVVELYRAADGLELGGGELQLYPLLGTDEELGVVEAAATYRSWDWVIPQELVLLGSDGGDGAIGVWTPAGARRSTVVQAVMSLDGRPAMAVLGTSLAGFLAAWAAYYLPLALGETEGVATCLDELGVPSGLRDGESEFDDEHLHALLAWASPDLPDDEPDPYARPVDPDVLTRLSTR from the coding sequence GTGACCCGCTCGTCCAGCCACACCGTCCCGCAGGTGCTGTCCGCGCTGTCCCGCGTGGGCCAGGCCGTACGTCTCGCACCCGGCGCCTCGGCGCAGACGGTGGCCGCAGCCGAGAGCGCCGTGGGGCGCGCACTACCTTCCGAGGTTGTCGAGCTGTACCGGGCTGCCGACGGGCTGGAGCTGGGCGGGGGAGAGCTGCAGCTCTACCCGCTCCTGGGCACCGACGAGGAGCTCGGGGTCGTGGAGGCGGCGGCCACCTACCGCTCCTGGGACTGGGTGATCCCCCAGGAGCTGGTCCTGCTGGGCAGCGACGGCGGGGACGGGGCGATCGGGGTGTGGACGCCGGCGGGGGCCCGCCGCAGCACGGTGGTGCAGGCCGTCATGTCGCTGGACGGACGGCCGGCCATGGCCGTCCTGGGCACCTCGCTGGCGGGCTTCCTCGCCGCGTGGGCGGCCTACTACCTGCCGCTGGCGCTGGGGGAGACCGAGGGTGTCGCCACCTGCCTGGACGAGCTCGGGGTGCCGTCCGGGCTGCGGGACGGGGAGAGCGAGTTCGACGACGAGCACCTGCACGCGCTGCTCGCCTGGGCCTCGCCCGACCTCCCGGACGACGAGCCGGACCCCTACGCGCGCCCCGTCGACCCGGACGTCCTGACCAGGCTGTCCACGCGCTGA
- the rpmC gene encoding 50S ribosomal protein L29, giving the protein MAVGSKNLTPEQLRGLEDGPLADALVEAKKELFNLRFQSATGQLESHGRLRAVKKDIARIYTEMRERELGIGRAPQGADDSAEASADENEKVG; this is encoded by the coding sequence ATGGCAGTCGGTTCCAAGAACCTGACCCCCGAGCAGCTGCGCGGTCTCGAGGACGGTCCGCTCGCGGACGCCCTGGTCGAGGCCAAGAAGGAGCTGTTCAACCTGCGCTTCCAGTCGGCCACCGGCCAGCTGGAGAGCCACGGCCGCCTGCGCGCGGTCAAGAAGGACATCGCGCGCATCTACACCGAGATGCGCGAGCGTGAGCTCGGTATCGGCCGGGCCCCCCAGGGCGCCGATGACAGCGCCGAAGCGAGCGCGGACGAGAACGAGAAGGTGGGCTGA
- the rplB gene encoding 50S ribosomal protein L2 — translation MAIRKYKPTTPGRRGSSVADFVEVTRTTPEKSLVKPLSKSGGRNASGRITTRHIGGGHKRAYRVIDFRRADKDGVNAKVAHIEYDPNRTARIALLHYTDGEKRYIIAPNRLKQGDVVENGPSADIKVGNNLPLRNIPVGTVVHAIELRPGGGAKIARSAGARVQLVAKEGAMAQLRMPSGEIRNVDARCRATIGEVGNAEQSNINWGKAGRMRWKGKRPSVRGVVMNPIDHPHGGGEGRTSGGRHPVSPWGQKEGRTRKPNKPSDNLIVRRRRTGKKR, via the coding sequence ATGGCTATTCGCAAGTACAAGCCGACGACGCCTGGGCGTCGCGGCAGCAGCGTGGCCGACTTCGTCGAGGTGACCCGCACCACCCCGGAGAAGTCGCTGGTCAAGCCGCTGTCCAAGTCTGGTGGCCGCAACGCCTCCGGGCGCATCACCACCCGGCATATCGGTGGCGGGCACAAGCGTGCCTACCGCGTCATCGACTTCCGCCGGGCGGACAAGGACGGCGTCAACGCCAAGGTCGCGCACATCGAGTACGACCCCAACCGGACGGCACGCATCGCGCTGCTGCACTACACCGACGGCGAGAAGCGTTACATCATCGCGCCGAACCGGCTCAAGCAGGGCGACGTGGTCGAGAACGGCCCATCCGCGGACATCAAGGTGGGCAACAACCTGCCGCTGCGCAACATCCCGGTCGGTACGGTCGTGCACGCGATCGAGCTGCGCCCCGGCGGTGGAGCCAAGATCGCCCGCTCCGCCGGCGCCCGCGTGCAGCTGGTCGCCAAGGAGGGCGCGATGGCTCAGCTGCGCATGCCCTCCGGTGAGATCCGCAACGTCGACGCACGCTGCCGCGCCACGATCGGCGAGGTCGGCAACGCCGAGCAGAGCAACATCAACTGGGGCAAGGCCGGCCGCATGCGCTGGAAGGGCAAGCGCCCCAGCGTGCGTGGTGTGGTGATGAACCCGATCGACCACCCGCACGGTGGTGGCGAGGGCCGCACCTCCGGTGGGCGTCACCCGGTGAGCCCCTGGGGCCAGAAAGAAGGCCGCACCCGTAAGCCCAACAAGCCGAGCGACAACCTCATCGTGCGTCGTCGCCGGACCGGCAAGAAGCGCTGA
- the rplP gene encoding 50S ribosomal protein L16: MLIPRRVKHRKQHHPGRSGMAKGGTALAFGDYGIQALAPAYITNRQIESARIAMTRYIKRGGKVWINIYPDRPLTKKPAETRMGSGKGSPEWWVANVKPGRVMFELSGVTEEVAREAMRLAQHKLPMKTRFVTREGGDI, from the coding sequence ATGTTGATTCCCCGTCGCGTCAAGCACCGCAAGCAGCACCACCCCGGCCGCTCCGGCATGGCCAAGGGCGGCACCGCGCTGGCGTTCGGTGACTACGGCATCCAGGCGCTCGCGCCGGCCTACATCACCAACCGGCAGATCGAGTCCGCGCGTATCGCGATGACCCGCTACATCAAGCGTGGTGGCAAGGTGTGGATCAACATCTACCCCGACCGCCCGCTGACCAAGAAGCCGGCCGAGACCCGCATGGGTTCGGGTAAGGGCTCCCCCGAGTGGTGGGTGGCCAACGTCAAGCCCGGACGCGTCATGTTCGAGCTCTCCGGCGTCACCGAGGAGGTCGCTCGCGAGGCCATGCGCCTGGCGCAGCACAAGCTCCCCATGAAGACCCGTTTCGTCACGCGTGAGGGTGGTGACATCTGA
- the rpsE gene encoding 30S ribosomal protein S5, whose product MAGDFQRRGTGDTASAGGARDNRRGGRDSNSNDRRDRSSGRGREDDRNQYLERVVTINRVAKVVKGGRRFSFTALVVVGDGDGTVGVGYGKAKEVPAAIAKGVEEAKKNFFRVPRIAGTIPHPIQGEKAAGVVMLKPASPGTGVIAGGPVRAVLECAGIHDVLSKSLGSSNSINIVHATVAALKGLEQPEAVAARRGMSLEHVAPAAMLRARAAAAAEAKAGA is encoded by the coding sequence ATGGCTGGTGACTTCCAGCGCCGCGGCACCGGTGACACAGCGTCCGCCGGTGGCGCCCGCGACAACCGTCGGGGCGGCCGCGACAGCAACAGCAACGACCGCCGCGACAGGTCTTCTGGCCGCGGCCGTGAAGACGACCGCAACCAGTACCTGGAGCGCGTCGTGACCATCAACCGGGTGGCCAAGGTCGTCAAGGGTGGCCGCCGCTTCAGCTTCACCGCGCTCGTCGTGGTGGGTGACGGCGACGGCACCGTCGGCGTCGGCTACGGCAAGGCCAAGGAGGTGCCCGCGGCCATCGCCAAGGGCGTGGAGGAGGCGAAGAAGAACTTCTTCCGCGTCCCCCGCATCGCCGGCACCATCCCGCACCCCATCCAGGGTGAGAAGGCGGCAGGCGTCGTCATGCTCAAGCCGGCCAGCCCGGGTACCGGTGTCATCGCCGGTGGCCCGGTGCGCGCCGTGCTCGAGTGCGCCGGCATCCACGACGTGCTGAGCAAGTCGCTCGGCTCCAGCAACTCCATCAACATCGTGCACGCCACGGTGGCCGCCCTGAAGGGCCTGGAGCAGCCGGAGGCGGTCGCCGCCCGTCGGGGTATGTCGCTGGAGCACGTGGCCCCGGCCGCGATGCTGCGGGCCCGCGCCGCCGCGGCGGCCGAGGCGAAGGCGGGTGCCTGA
- a CDS encoding type Z 30S ribosomal protein S14 yields MAKTALINKANRKPKFKVRGYTRCQRCGRPHSVYRKFGLCRICLREMAHRGELPGVTKSSW; encoded by the coding sequence ATGGCGAAGACCGCTCTGATCAACAAGGCCAACCGCAAGCCGAAGTTCAAGGTTCGTGGCTACACCCGCTGCCAGCGCTGCGGCCGTCCGCACTCGGTCTACCGCAAGTTCGGCCTGTGCCGGATCTGCCTGCGGGAGATGGCCCACCGCGGCGAGCTGCCCGGCGTGACCAAGTCCAGCTGGTGA
- the rplC gene encoding 50S ribosomal protein L3, which produces MTATTERSVKGILGEKLGMTQVWDADNRLVPVTVIKAGPAVVTQLRNAETDGYNAVQIAFGAIDPRKVTQPLKGHFAKVGVTPRRHVVELRTADAETYELGQEITADVFEDGQTVDVTGTTKGKGFAGVMKRHNFAGVSASHGSHRNHRKPGSIGGASTPGRVFKGMRMAGRMGGVRQTTPNLTVHAVDAEKGLLLIKGAVPGPRGSVVLVRTAAKGA; this is translated from the coding sequence ATGACTGCTACGACAGAGCGCAGCGTCAAGGGCATCCTCGGCGAAAAGCTCGGCATGACCCAGGTGTGGGACGCGGACAACCGCCTCGTCCCCGTCACCGTGATCAAGGCCGGGCCGGCCGTCGTGACCCAGTTGCGCAACGCCGAGACCGACGGGTACAACGCGGTGCAGATCGCCTTCGGTGCGATCGACCCCCGCAAGGTCACCCAGCCGCTGAAGGGCCACTTCGCCAAGGTGGGGGTCACCCCCCGCCGCCACGTGGTGGAGCTGCGCACCGCCGACGCCGAGACCTACGAGCTGGGCCAGGAGATCACGGCTGACGTCTTCGAGGACGGCCAGACGGTCGACGTCACCGGCACCACCAAGGGCAAGGGCTTCGCCGGTGTGATGAAGCGCCACAACTTCGCCGGTGTCTCGGCCTCGCACGGCTCCCACCGCAACCACCGCAAGCCCGGTTCCATCGGCGGCGCCTCCACCCCCGGCCGCGTGTTCAAGGGCATGCGGATGGCGGGCCGGATGGGCGGCGTGCGCCAGACCACCCCGAACCTGACCGTCCACGCCGTGGACGCCGAGAAGGGCCTACTGCTGATCAAGGGTGCCGTCCCCGGCCCCCGAGGCAGCGTCGTCCTCGTGCGCACGGCCGCGAAGGGTGCGTGA
- the rpsJ gene encoding 30S ribosomal protein S10 yields MAGQKIRIRLKSYDHEVIDSSARKIVDTVTRAGATVVGPVPLPTEKNVFVVIRSPHKYKDSREHFEMRTHKRLIDIVDPTPKAVDSLMRLDLPADVNIEIKL; encoded by the coding sequence ATGGCGGGACAGAAGATCCGCATCCGGCTGAAGTCTTATGACCACGAGGTCATCGACAGCTCGGCGCGCAAAATTGTCGACACGGTGACCCGTGCCGGCGCCACGGTGGTCGGCCCGGTGCCGCTCCCGACGGAGAAGAACGTCTTCGTCGTCATCCGGTCGCCTCACAAGTACAAGGACAGCCGCGAGCACTTCGAGATGCGCACGCACAAGCGCCTGATCGACATCGTCGACCCCACCCCCAAGGCGGTCGACTCGTTGATGCGTCTCGACCTGCCGGCCGACGTCAACATCGAGATCAAGCTGTAA